A genomic region of Micromonospora sp. NBC_01796 contains the following coding sequences:
- a CDS encoding PQQ-dependent sugar dehydrogenase, protein MSTLDAPRIRPGRWQTAGSALLLVAATLTTVVTTTAAPAQAHAINAADFQQVTLARGEAEVGEPMTIAVLPDRSVLHTARNGTLRRTDANGTTAVVGTLPVYTHDEEGLQGVGVDPGFATNRFIYLYYAPPLSTPAGDAPATGTSWTAWQGVNRLSRFTVNANWTLNMASQVNVLDVAADRGMCCHVGGDIDFDAAGNLYLSTGDDSNPFDSAGYSPIDERTNRNPVYDAQRSAGNTNDLRGKILRIKVNANGTYSIPSGNLFAPGTANTRPEIYAMGFRNPFRMSVDKTTGYVYVGDYGPDAGSTNANRGPSGQVEFNRVTSPGNYGWPYCTGTNTSSETYNEWTFPDGPGNAKYNCTGGPTNNSFRNTGQTTLPAARPAWIRYAGDAGTPPEFGGGSESPMGGPVYRYNASNPSTTKFPQSFEGQFFAGELGRGWIKPIHVNTDGSVGTIDTFPWVGKQIMDMAFGPDGALYVLDYGTGYFNGDANSALYRFDYIAGGNRAPTAVASANRTSGAAPLAVTFSSAGSSDPEGSALTYSWAFGDGTTSTAANPTKTYTANGTYNATLTVRDSAGATGSASVIISVGNTAPTVTITAPANGQLVAFGDAVPFQITVTDPEDGTVACSRVKMTYVLGHDTHGHQITSANGCTGTITIPTDGEHDDAANIFPIFDAEYTDNGGLTTHTQHILQPKHRQAEHFKTSSGVNTFTKTPAEGGRTVGDINNGDWIAFEPYRLANATSFSARVSSAGAGGTLQVRAGSATGTVLGSATVPVTGGWETFVNVTGTISNPPSGTTTLYLTFAGTGTGALYDLDAFTFTTGTGGGGGGTGPIKGLAGKCLEVDGGATADGTQIQINTCAGTPRQTWTVNGQTLRALGKCLDISGAGTANGTKIQLWTCNATGAQNWVPQADGTLRNPTTAKCLDILNGSSADGQNAHLWDCITTAASQKWTLP, encoded by the coding sequence ATGTCCACATTGGACGCACCAAGAATCCGACCCGGGCGCTGGCAGACAGCGGGATCAGCCCTGCTACTCGTCGCCGCGACCCTCACCACGGTGGTCACCACCACCGCGGCCCCCGCCCAGGCCCACGCGATCAACGCGGCCGACTTCCAGCAGGTCACCCTGGCCCGTGGCGAGGCCGAGGTCGGCGAGCCGATGACCATCGCGGTCCTGCCCGACCGCTCGGTCCTGCACACCGCCCGCAACGGCACGCTGCGGCGTACCGACGCGAACGGGACCACCGCCGTCGTCGGCACCCTGCCCGTCTACACCCACGACGAGGAGGGGTTGCAGGGCGTCGGGGTCGACCCGGGCTTCGCCACCAACCGGTTCATCTACCTCTACTACGCCCCGCCGCTGTCCACCCCGGCCGGTGACGCCCCCGCGACCGGCACGAGCTGGACCGCCTGGCAGGGCGTGAACCGGCTCTCCCGGTTCACCGTCAACGCCAACTGGACGCTGAACATGGCCAGCCAGGTCAACGTCCTCGACGTCGCCGCCGACCGCGGCATGTGCTGCCACGTCGGTGGCGACATCGACTTCGACGCGGCCGGCAACCTCTACCTGTCCACCGGTGACGACTCCAACCCGTTCGACTCGGCCGGCTACTCGCCGATCGACGAGCGGACCAACCGCAACCCGGTGTACGACGCCCAGCGCTCCGCCGGCAACACCAACGACCTGCGCGGCAAGATCCTGCGGATCAAGGTGAACGCCAACGGGACGTACTCCATCCCCTCCGGCAACCTGTTCGCCCCCGGTACGGCGAACACCCGCCCCGAGATCTACGCGATGGGCTTCCGCAACCCGTTCCGGATGAGCGTGGACAAGACCACCGGTTACGTCTACGTCGGTGACTACGGCCCGGACGCCGGCTCCACCAACGCCAACCGGGGACCGAGCGGACAGGTCGAGTTCAACCGGGTCACCTCGCCCGGCAACTACGGCTGGCCGTACTGCACCGGTACGAACACCAGCAGCGAGACGTACAACGAGTGGACCTTCCCGGACGGGCCCGGCAACGCCAAGTACAACTGCACCGGCGGCCCGACCAACAACTCGTTCCGCAACACTGGTCAGACCACCCTCCCGGCGGCCCGCCCGGCCTGGATCCGGTACGCCGGTGACGCCGGCACCCCGCCGGAGTTCGGCGGCGGCTCCGAGTCCCCGATGGGCGGCCCGGTCTACCGCTACAACGCCTCGAACCCCTCCACCACCAAGTTCCCGCAGTCCTTCGAGGGGCAGTTCTTCGCCGGTGAGCTGGGCCGGGGCTGGATCAAGCCGATCCACGTCAACACCGACGGCTCGGTCGGCACGATCGACACCTTCCCCTGGGTCGGCAAGCAGATCATGGACATGGCGTTCGGCCCCGACGGCGCGCTCTACGTCCTCGACTACGGCACCGGCTACTTCAACGGCGACGCGAACTCGGCCCTGTACCGGTTCGACTACATCGCCGGCGGCAACCGGGCCCCGACCGCGGTCGCCTCGGCCAACCGGACCTCCGGCGCGGCGCCGCTCGCGGTGACGTTCTCCTCGGCCGGCTCGTCCGACCCCGAGGGCAGTGCGCTGACGTACTCCTGGGCGTTCGGTGACGGGACCACGTCGACGGCGGCCAACCCGACCAAGACGTACACCGCCAACGGCACCTACAACGCGACCCTGACCGTACGGGACAGCGCCGGTGCCACCGGCAGTGCCAGCGTGATCATCAGTGTCGGCAACACCGCCCCGACGGTGACCATCACCGCCCCGGCCAACGGGCAACTGGTCGCCTTCGGTGACGCGGTTCCGTTCCAGATCACGGTCACCGACCCGGAGGACGGCACGGTCGCCTGCTCCCGGGTCAAGATGACGTACGTGCTGGGCCACGACACCCACGGCCACCAGATCACCTCGGCCAACGGGTGCACCGGGACCATCACCATCCCGACCGACGGTGAGCACGACGACGCGGCGAACATCTTCCCGATCTTCGACGCCGAGTACACCGACAACGGCGGGCTGACCACCCACACCCAGCACATCCTCCAGCCCAAGCACCGGCAGGCCGAGCACTTCAAGACCTCGTCCGGCGTCAACACGTTCACCAAGACCCCGGCCGAGGGTGGCCGGACCGTCGGTGACATCAACAACGGCGACTGGATCGCGTTCGAGCCGTACCGGCTCGCCAACGCCACCTCGTTCAGCGCCCGCGTCTCCTCGGCCGGCGCCGGCGGCACCCTCCAGGTGCGGGCCGGTTCCGCTACCGGCACCGTGCTCGGCTCGGCGACCGTACCGGTCACCGGCGGCTGGGAGACCTTCGTCAACGTCACCGGCACCATCAGCAACCCGCCGTCCGGCACCACCACGCTCTACCTGACCTTCGCCGGCACCGGCACCGGGGCGCTCTACGACCTGGACGCCTTCACCTTCACCACCGGCACCGGCGGTGGTGGCGGCGGCACCGGCCCGATCAAGGGCCTGGCCGGCAAGTGCCTGGAGGTCGACGGCGGCGCCACCGCCGACGGCACCCAGATCCAGATCAACACCTGCGCCGGTACGCCGCGCCAGACCTGGACCGTCAACGGCCAGACCCTGCGGGCGCTGGGCAAGTGCCTGGACATCTCCGGTGCCGGCACCGCCAACGGGACCAAGATCCAGCTCTGGACCTGCAACGCCACCGGCGCGCAGAACTGGGTCCCCCAGGCCGACGGCACCCTGCGCAACCCGACCACCGCCAAGTGCCTGGACATCTTGAACGGCAGTTCGGCAGACGGTCAGAACGCCCACCTCTGGGACTGCATCACCACCGCCGCCAGCCAGAAGTGGACCCTCCCGTAA
- a CDS encoding ThuA domain-containing protein — MRRLLRPVLGTAMAALAVLACTTPATPASAADAPYDVLVFSKTAGFRHDSIAVGTQAIRELGAANNFTVAATEDANAFTTANLAQYEAVIFLNTTGDALNAAQQTAFESYIRSGKGYVGVHAAADTEYDWSFYGNLVGGYFASHPAIQQANIRVENRATAATATLPQTWTRTDEWYNYRTNPRSTARVLANLDESSYSGGGMGADHPISWCKTYEGGRSFYTGLGHTQSTYAESAFRAHLLGGIRYAAGTSKADCRPETGYTALFNGSTTGWSQAGPGNFTNTDATLTSVGGMGLYWYSAKQFSSYSLKLDWRLAGDDNSGVFIGFPASTDPWSAVDNGYEIQIDATDAADRTTGAVYTFKSADIAARDAALNPAGEWNNYELLVEGERLRIYLNGVLINDFTNTNPVRSLAGYIGLQNHGTGDDASFRNVRIKELGGTEPPPTGNTTVQAEAFTSTGGVQVVGKAGANGGSTIGYIDNGDWAAYNGQSLTGVTSFRSRVVSGGAGGTIQVRTGSTTGPILGSVAVPNTGGWETYADVTTTLSNVPTGTQNLYLTFTGGGTGLFDVDDFTLVRSSGGGTGTGPIVGLANKCLEIDGGGTADGTQAQINTCTGTARQTWTVTGQTLRTLGKCLDISGSGTANGTKIQLWTCNGTGAQNWVRNAADSSLRNPASGKCLDVLNSSSADGQNVHLWDCLGVASQRWTLPA, encoded by the coding sequence ATGCGCAGACTCCTGCGACCCGTCCTCGGTACGGCCATGGCGGCGCTCGCCGTCCTGGCCTGTACCACGCCCGCCACCCCGGCCAGTGCCGCCGACGCCCCGTACGACGTGCTGGTCTTCTCGAAGACCGCCGGCTTCCGGCACGACTCGATCGCGGTCGGCACCCAGGCCATCCGCGAACTCGGCGCGGCGAACAACTTCACCGTCGCCGCCACCGAGGACGCCAACGCGTTCACCACCGCCAACCTCGCCCAGTACGAGGCGGTGATCTTCCTCAACACCACCGGTGACGCCCTCAACGCCGCCCAGCAGACCGCGTTCGAGTCCTACATCCGCAGCGGCAAGGGCTACGTCGGGGTGCACGCCGCCGCCGACACCGAGTACGACTGGTCGTTCTACGGCAACCTGGTCGGTGGGTACTTCGCCTCGCACCCGGCCATCCAGCAAGCCAACATCAGGGTCGAGAACCGGGCCACCGCGGCGACCGCCACCCTGCCGCAGACCTGGACCCGTACCGACGAGTGGTACAACTACCGCACCAACCCCCGGTCCACCGCCCGGGTGCTGGCCAACCTCGACGAGTCGTCGTACTCCGGCGGCGGCATGGGAGCCGACCACCCGATCTCCTGGTGCAAGACGTACGAGGGTGGCCGGTCGTTCTACACCGGCCTCGGCCACACCCAGTCGACGTACGCGGAGTCGGCGTTCCGGGCGCACCTGCTCGGCGGCATCCGGTACGCGGCCGGCACCTCCAAGGCCGACTGCCGGCCCGAGACCGGCTACACCGCCCTCTTCAACGGCTCCACCACCGGCTGGTCGCAGGCCGGTCCGGGCAACTTTACCAACACCGACGCCACCCTCACCTCGGTCGGCGGGATGGGGCTGTACTGGTACAGCGCCAAGCAGTTCTCGTCGTACTCGCTGAAGCTGGACTGGCGGCTCGCCGGTGACGACAACTCCGGTGTCTTCATCGGCTTCCCGGCCTCGACCGACCCGTGGTCGGCCGTGGACAACGGGTACGAGATCCAGATCGACGCCACCGACGCGGCCGACCGGACCACCGGTGCCGTCTACACCTTCAAGTCGGCCGACATCGCCGCCCGTGACGCGGCGCTGAACCCGGCGGGGGAGTGGAACAACTACGAGCTGCTGGTCGAGGGTGAGCGGCTGCGGATCTACCTCAACGGCGTATTGATCAACGACTTCACCAACACCAACCCGGTCCGCTCGCTGGCCGGCTACATCGGCCTGCAGAACCACGGTACGGGCGACGACGCGTCGTTCCGCAACGTACGGATCAAGGAGCTGGGCGGCACCGAGCCGCCGCCCACCGGCAACACCACGGTCCAGGCCGAGGCGTTCACCTCGACCGGTGGCGTGCAGGTGGTCGGCAAGGCCGGAGCCAACGGTGGCTCGACCATCGGCTACATCGACAACGGCGACTGGGCCGCGTACAACGGGCAGAGCCTGACCGGGGTCACCTCGTTCCGGTCCCGGGTCGTCTCCGGCGGCGCGGGCGGCACCATCCAGGTCCGTACCGGCTCGACCACCGGACCGATCCTCGGTTCGGTCGCGGTGCCGAACACCGGCGGCTGGGAGACGTACGCCGACGTCACCACCACCCTGTCGAACGTTCCCACCGGTACGCAGAACCTGTACCTGACCTTCACCGGGGGCGGTACCGGGCTGTTCGACGTGGACGACTTCACCTTGGTCCGCAGCAGTGGCGGCGGCACCGGCACCGGACCGATCGTCGGCCTGGCGAACAAGTGCCTGGAGATCGACGGCGGCGGCACCGCCGACGGCACCCAGGCCCAGATCAACACCTGCACCGGTACGGCGCGCCAGACCTGGACCGTGACCGGGCAGACGCTGCGGACGCTGGGCAAGTGCCTGGACATCTCCGGCAGCGGCACCGCGAACGGGACCAAGATCCAGCTCTGGACCTGCAACGGCACCGGGGCGCAGAACTGGGTCCGCAACGCCGCCGACAGCTCGCTGCGCAACCCGGCGTCGGGCAAGTGCCTGGACGTGTTGAACAGCAGCTCCGCCGACGGCCAGAACGTGCACCTCTGGGACTGCCTCGGCGTCGCCAGCCAGCGCTGGACCCTGCCGGCCTGA
- a CDS encoding sugar phosphate isomerase/epimerase family protein, translating into MARPITLFTGQWADLPFEEVCRLASEWGYDGLEIACWGDHFEVDKALADESYIERKKETLAKHNLQVFAISNHLLSQAVCDHPIDERHQGILPARIWGDGEPEGVRQRAAEELKDTARAAAKLGVKTVVGFTGSSIWHTLAMFPPVPPSMIEKGYEDFANRFNPILDVFDEVGVRFAHEVHPSEIAYDYYTTKRTLEAIGHREAFGLNWDPSHFVWQELDPVNFIFDFADRIYHVDCKDAKVRTGDGRRGRLASHLPWADMRRGWDFVSTGHGDVPWEDCFRALNAIGYDGPISIEWEDAGMDRLVGAPEALQFVRRLAFDAPEAAFDAAFASKD; encoded by the coding sequence ATGGCGCGACCCATCACGCTCTTCACCGGCCAGTGGGCCGACCTTCCGTTCGAGGAGGTCTGCCGGCTCGCCTCCGAGTGGGGCTACGACGGCCTGGAGATCGCCTGCTGGGGCGATCACTTCGAGGTCGACAAGGCGCTCGCCGACGAGTCGTACATCGAGCGCAAGAAGGAGACCCTGGCCAAGCACAACCTCCAGGTCTTCGCGATCTCCAACCACCTGCTCAGCCAGGCGGTCTGCGACCACCCGATCGACGAGCGGCACCAGGGCATCCTGCCGGCCAGGATCTGGGGCGACGGCGAACCCGAGGGCGTACGCCAGCGGGCCGCCGAGGAGCTCAAGGACACCGCACGGGCAGCCGCGAAGCTCGGGGTGAAGACGGTCGTCGGCTTCACCGGCTCGTCGATCTGGCACACCCTGGCCATGTTCCCGCCGGTCCCGCCGTCGATGATCGAGAAGGGGTACGAGGACTTCGCCAACCGGTTCAACCCGATCCTCGACGTCTTCGACGAGGTCGGCGTACGGTTCGCGCACGAGGTCCACCCCAGCGAGATCGCGTACGACTACTACACGACCAAGCGGACCCTGGAAGCGATCGGCCACCGGGAGGCGTTCGGGCTCAACTGGGACCCGTCGCACTTCGTCTGGCAGGAACTCGACCCGGTGAACTTCATCTTCGACTTCGCCGACCGGATCTACCACGTCGACTGCAAGGACGCCAAGGTACGCACCGGCGACGGTCGGCGCGGCCGGCTCGCGTCCCACCTGCCCTGGGCCGACATGCGCCGGGGCTGGGACTTCGTCTCCACCGGTCACGGCGACGTGCCCTGGGAGGACTGCTTCCGCGCGCTGAACGCGATCGGCTACGACGGCCCGATCTCGATCGAGTGGGAGGACGCCGGGATGGACCGGCTCGTCGGCGCCCCGGAGGCGCTCCAGTTCGTCCGCCGGCTCGCCTTCGACGCACCCGAGGCGGCCTTCGACGCCGCCTTCGCCAGCAAGGACTGA
- a CDS encoding alkaline phosphatase family protein — MAPLVVIDVVGLTPRLLAHMPRLRAVAETGFEAELGTVLPAVTCSAQATFLTGVPPTEHGIVGNGWYFRDLGEVFLWRQHHALMGGEKVWQAARQERPDYTVANICWWYAMGADVNWTVTPRPIYYADGRKEPDCYTDPPELHDELTSKLGGFPLFTYWGPGAGLPSSRWICQAAQQVMATHNPDLTLVYVPHLDYDLQRFGPGSAEAAAAAAKLDGVLGPLLDAAKARNATIVALSEYGITDVSRPVDINRLLRDEGLLHVYTQDGMEYLDPWTSKAFAVADHQIAHVYVKDPADVGAVAKLCAALPGVAEVLDAEGKARYGLDHERAGELVLVAEPDAWFTYYYWQDDAKAPDFARLVEIHRKPGYDPAELFFDPEAPGAAKRRAGVALARKKLGMRYMMSVVGLDAGARAVKGSHGRLPEDPADAPVLLCSVPTGAGEKIAATEVKSLLLELAGFGERERS, encoded by the coding sequence ATGGCACCGCTGGTCGTGATCGACGTGGTGGGGTTGACCCCGCGACTGCTCGCCCACATGCCCCGGTTGCGGGCGGTGGCCGAAACCGGGTTCGAGGCGGAACTGGGTACGGTGCTGCCGGCGGTCACCTGCTCGGCGCAGGCCACGTTCCTCACCGGTGTGCCGCCGACCGAGCACGGCATCGTCGGCAACGGGTGGTATTTCCGGGACCTGGGTGAGGTGTTCCTGTGGCGCCAGCACCACGCCCTGATGGGCGGGGAGAAGGTGTGGCAGGCGGCCCGGCAGGAGCGCCCCGACTACACGGTGGCGAACATCTGCTGGTGGTACGCGATGGGCGCGGACGTCAACTGGACCGTCACGCCCCGGCCGATCTACTACGCCGACGGCCGCAAGGAGCCGGACTGCTACACCGACCCGCCGGAGCTGCACGACGAGCTGACCTCCAAGCTCGGCGGCTTCCCGTTGTTCACGTACTGGGGGCCGGGGGCGGGGCTGCCGTCGTCGCGGTGGATCTGCCAGGCGGCGCAGCAGGTGATGGCCACCCACAACCCGGACCTGACCCTGGTCTACGTCCCGCACCTCGACTACGACCTGCAACGGTTCGGGCCGGGGTCGGCGGAGGCGGCGGCTGCCGCGGCGAAGCTGGACGGGGTGCTCGGCCCGCTGCTGGACGCGGCGAAGGCCCGTAACGCCACCATCGTGGCGCTCTCCGAGTACGGCATCACCGACGTGTCCCGGCCGGTCGACATCAACCGGCTGCTGCGCGACGAGGGGCTGCTGCACGTCTACACCCAGGACGGGATGGAATACCTGGACCCGTGGACGTCGAAGGCGTTCGCGGTCGCCGACCACCAGATCGCCCACGTGTACGTGAAGGACCCGGCCGACGTCGGCGCGGTGGCGAAGCTCTGCGCCGCCCTGCCGGGGGTGGCCGAGGTGCTCGACGCCGAGGGCAAGGCCCGGTACGGCCTGGACCACGAGCGGGCCGGTGAGCTGGTCCTGGTGGCCGAGCCGGACGCCTGGTTCACGTACTACTACTGGCAGGACGACGCGAAGGCACCGGACTTCGCCCGGCTGGTCGAGATCCACCGCAAGCCCGGGTACGACCCGGCCGAGCTGTTCTTCGACCCGGAGGCGCCCGGTGCGGCGAAGCGGCGGGCGGGGGTGGCGCTGGCCCGCAAGAAGCTGGGCATGCGGTACATGATGAGCGTGGTCGGGCTGGACGCGGGAGCGCGTGCGGTGAAGGGTTCGCACGGCCGGCTGCCCGAGGATCCGGCGGACGCCCCGGTGCTGCTCTGCTCGGTGCCCACCGGGGCCGGCGAGAAGATCGCGGCGACCGAGGTCAAGTCGCTGTTGCTGGAGCTGGCCGGATTCGGCGAGCGGGAGCGGTCATGA
- a CDS encoding MMPL family transporter — MRGIRNRTVGTLVAVAVVLGWLAITGFAAPFSGRLDDVATNDNAAFLPADAEATHADRLATGFIDRQTTPALVVYERTSGITDADRQRIAADADRFAQVPGVITPLPPPVPSGDGQAVQLIVPLDSSGDGGDRIHRAVDAMRGITGPGADGLLVEVAGPAGLLADLVAVFSSIDGPLLLVTLVVVLVILLIVYRSPVLWIFPLLAAGVSYIVATLLVYVLADNDVIKLNGQAQGILTVLVFGAGTDYALLLIARYREELHHHPRTIDAMIAAWRGAGPAIFASGTTVIAGLLCLLLSDLNSNRALGPVTAVGVGVTLVVMLTFLPAMLLLGGRWAFWPRVPHAGTTDRSGGLWRAIGRFIGRRARWVWPITAAGLVALAAGLTQLGGTTLGQADLFTEQTDSVDGQRIIDRHFPGGLGSPATIFVAADTADRVAEVARAVPGVAQVQPLTVAPGAGGQADPSAGASAPPRVVDGRIQLEATLTEEADSLAARDTVRRLRVAVHAVPGAGAVVGGFTAINIDTSDAADRDQNVIIPTVLGVIAVILALLLRSLLAPLLLIVTVVLSFAATLGLCAVLFTHGFDFPGVDASFPLFAFVFLVALGVDYNIFLMSRVREESAKYGTRPGVLRGLCVTGGVITSAGFVLAATFSALAVLPLVILVELGLAVALGVLIDTIVVRSLLVPALAYHIGPAIWWPSKLQRVDPGEPPEDPDYHARHAR; from the coding sequence ATGAGGGGAATCCGCAACCGGACCGTCGGCACGCTGGTCGCCGTCGCGGTGGTTCTCGGCTGGCTGGCGATCACCGGGTTCGCCGCCCCGTTCAGCGGACGGCTCGACGACGTCGCCACCAACGACAACGCCGCCTTCCTGCCGGCCGACGCGGAGGCGACCCACGCCGACAGGTTGGCCACCGGCTTCATCGACCGGCAGACCACACCCGCGCTGGTCGTCTACGAACGGACAAGCGGGATCACCGACGCCGACCGGCAGCGGATCGCCGCCGACGCGGACCGGTTCGCCCAGGTACCCGGCGTGATCACCCCGCTGCCGCCACCGGTGCCCAGCGGGGACGGCCAGGCGGTCCAGCTCATCGTCCCGCTCGACTCCAGCGGTGACGGCGGCGACCGGATCCACCGGGCCGTCGACGCCATGCGGGGGATCACCGGGCCGGGCGCCGACGGACTGCTCGTCGAGGTCGCCGGACCGGCCGGACTCCTCGCCGACCTGGTCGCCGTCTTCTCCTCGATCGACGGGCCGCTCCTGCTGGTCACCCTCGTCGTGGTGCTGGTGATCCTGCTCATCGTCTACCGCAGCCCGGTGCTCTGGATCTTCCCGCTGCTGGCCGCCGGGGTGTCGTACATCGTCGCCACGCTGCTCGTCTACGTCCTCGCCGACAACGACGTGATCAAACTCAACGGGCAGGCGCAGGGCATCCTCACCGTCCTCGTCTTCGGCGCCGGCACCGACTACGCCCTGCTGCTCATCGCCCGCTACCGGGAGGAACTGCACCACCACCCCCGTACGATCGACGCCATGATCGCCGCCTGGCGCGGCGCCGGACCGGCCATCTTCGCCTCCGGGACCACGGTCATCGCCGGCCTGCTCTGCCTGCTCCTGTCCGACCTCAACTCCAACCGGGCCCTCGGCCCGGTCACCGCCGTCGGCGTCGGCGTCACCCTCGTGGTCATGCTGACCTTCCTGCCGGCGATGCTGCTGCTCGGCGGCAGGTGGGCATTCTGGCCCCGGGTACCGCACGCCGGCACCACCGACCGCTCCGGCGGCCTGTGGCGGGCCATCGGCCGGTTCATCGGCCGCCGCGCCCGATGGGTCTGGCCGATCACCGCCGCCGGGCTCGTCGCGCTCGCCGCCGGCCTGACCCAACTCGGCGGCACCACCCTCGGCCAGGCCGACCTGTTCACCGAACAGACCGACTCCGTCGACGGGCAGCGCATCATCGACCGGCACTTCCCCGGCGGGCTGGGCAGCCCCGCGACGATCTTCGTCGCCGCCGACACCGCCGACCGGGTCGCCGAGGTCGCCCGAGCCGTCCCCGGCGTGGCCCAGGTACAGCCCCTGACCGTCGCGCCCGGCGCCGGCGGCCAGGCCGACCCGTCCGCCGGTGCGTCGGCCCCACCCAGGGTCGTCGACGGCCGGATCCAACTCGAGGCGACCCTGACCGAGGAGGCCGACAGCCTGGCGGCGCGGGACACCGTACGGCGGTTGCGGGTCGCCGTACACGCCGTTCCCGGCGCAGGGGCGGTGGTCGGCGGGTTCACCGCGATCAACATCGACACCAGCGACGCCGCCGACCGGGACCAGAACGTCATCATCCCCACCGTCCTCGGGGTGATCGCCGTGATCCTGGCCCTCCTGCTCCGCTCCCTGCTCGCCCCGCTGCTGCTCATCGTCACCGTGGTGCTGTCCTTCGCGGCCACCCTGGGACTCTGCGCGGTCCTGTTCACCCACGGCTTCGACTTCCCCGGCGTGGACGCCTCGTTCCCGCTGTTCGCCTTCGTCTTCCTGGTCGCCCTCGGCGTCGACTACAACATCTTCCTGATGAGCCGCGTACGTGAGGAGTCCGCCAAGTACGGCACCCGACCCGGCGTACTGCGCGGACTCTGCGTCACCGGCGGGGTGATCACGTCGGCCGGGTTCGTACTGGCGGCGACGTTCTCGGCGCTCGCCGTACTCCCGTTGGTGATCCTGGTGGAACTCGGCCTGGCGGTCGCCCTCGGTGTCCTCATCGACACCATCGTGGTCCGATCCCTGCTGGTCCCGGCGCTGGCCTACCACATCGGACCGGCGATCTGGTGGCCCAGCAAGCTGCAGCGGGTGGACCCGGGCGAGCCGCCCGAGGACCCTGACTACCATGCCCGCCATGCCCGCTGA
- a CDS encoding polyprenyl synthetase family protein gives MTATAPLTDAAELRKRFDAQLSAFLGRQDPDWPDGAPRGVFTTLHRFVLAGGKRLRPMFCYWGWRGAGGVDDTPIVVASAALELFHAFALIHDDIMDGSDRRRGEPSVHRLFADLHTRSSWRGDPASYGRSTALLCGDLCAAWADQMFHECGLSADQVHQGYGVFANMRTEVIAGQYLDLVSGVGDGSVASALTVIRMKGARYTVTRPLQIGAALAGAGPELLSAFAAFGDPLGDAFQLRDDVLGVFGDPAVTGKSVLDDLREGKPTVMMALARGSADREQALRLKDLFGNPDLDPEGAAELRGIILDTGTLDRIEQMIRVRTDAALAALVDAPVSAQAKAQLAALAAEATDRRH, from the coding sequence ATGACCGCGACCGCGCCGCTGACCGACGCGGCGGAGTTGCGGAAGCGGTTCGACGCGCAGTTGTCGGCGTTCCTGGGGCGGCAGGACCCGGACTGGCCGGACGGGGCGCCGCGCGGTGTCTTCACCACCCTGCACCGGTTCGTGCTGGCCGGCGGCAAGCGGTTGCGGCCGATGTTCTGCTACTGGGGTTGGCGCGGTGCCGGCGGGGTGGACGACACCCCGATCGTGGTCGCGTCGGCGGCCCTGGAGCTGTTCCACGCCTTCGCCCTGATCCACGACGACATCATGGACGGCAGCGACCGGCGCCGGGGCGAGCCCTCGGTGCACCGCCTCTTCGCCGACCTGCACACCCGTTCGTCGTGGCGGGGCGACCCGGCCTCGTACGGGCGCAGCACCGCCCTGCTCTGCGGTGACCTCTGCGCCGCCTGGGCGGACCAGATGTTCCACGAGTGCGGCCTGAGCGCCGACCAGGTGCACCAGGGGTACGGCGTGTTCGCGAACATGCGTACCGAGGTGATCGCCGGGCAGTACCTGGACCTGGTCTCCGGGGTCGGGGACGGTTCGGTGGCGAGCGCCCTGACGGTGATAAGGATGAAGGGCGCCCGCTACACGGTGACCCGGCCGTTGCAGATCGGGGCGGCGCTGGCCGGTGCCGGTCCGGAGCTGCTGTCGGCGTTCGCCGCCTTCGGTGACCCGCTCGGGGACGCGTTCCAGCTCCGTGACGACGTGCTCGGGGTCTTCGGCGATCCGGCGGTCACCGGCAAGTCGGTGCTCGACGATTTGCGGGAGGGCAAGCCTACGGTGATGATGGCTTTGGCGAGGGGCAGTGCCGACCGGGAGCAGGCGCTGCGGTTGAAGGATCTGTTCGGCAACCCGGACCTGGACCCGGAGGGTGCCGCCGAGCTGCGCGGGATCATCCTCGACACCGGGACCCTGGACCGGATCGAGCAGATGATCCGGGTCCGTACGGACGCCGCGCTGGCGGCGTTGGTCGACGCTCCGGTGTCGGCGCAGGCAAAGGCGCAGCTCGCGGCGCTGGCCGCGGAGGCGACCGATCGGCGCCACTGA